The nucleotide sequence TCCACTTGGCGGGGCATGCCGAGCAGTGCGGCGAGGACGGCGATGTGCTGCTGATCGACAGCCATGACGGACCGGTGGCGGATGCGGTCTGGAAGCTGTTCGAGATTTTGATCGCCCGTTGCGGACCGCTGCCGACGCTGGTCGAGTGGGACAGCAAGATTCCGGAATGGCACGTCTTGAAGGCGGAGGCGACCGCAGCTCAGCGCATTCTCGATCGAGCGGCCGAGAGGGCGCGCCATGCAGCCTGACGAGCCCACCAACTTCGCAGCTTCGTTTGCCGCAGGCCTGCTCGCGCCGGGCGCGGCAGTCCCGGTGGAAGTCGCCGGACCGGGCGGTAGACCGGCGGGCCGCCGTTACGACGTCTACCGCAACAACATCACGGTGAGCCTCGTCAACGCGCTCGCCGCGATCTATCCGGCGGTGCAGCGGATCACGGGCGAGGAGTTCTTTCGGGAGATGGCGCGCAGTCATCTGCGGCAAACGCCGCCGACGTCCCCGCTGCTGTTTGCGTATGGCCACGGCTTTGCGGAGTTCATTGCGGCTTATCCTCATGCCGCGGAGCTGCCGTGGCTCGCCGACGTCGCGCGCATCGAGCGGGCGTGGCTGGACGCCTACCACGCCGCCGACGCCGCGTCCTTGGCGCCCGCAGCCCTGTCGACGATCCCGCCTGAGCGGCTCGCGGAAGCCGTGTTCATTCCGCATCCCTCCACCCGTCTCGTCCGCTCGCGCTTTGCGGCCGTCACGATCTTTGCCGCGAACCGGACCGACCAGCCGACAGGGCGCATCGATGCGTCGGCTGCCGAGGACGCGCTCGTCGTCCGCCCGGAGTTCGACGTCGAGGTGCGGCGGCTGCCGCCCGGCGGCGCGCTTTTCGTCGCTAGCCTCATCGAAGGCCAGCCGCTCGGCGAAGCGGCCGCGAGCGCTCTGGACGCCGAACCGCAGTTCGACATCGCCACCAACATCGCCGGCCTGATCGAGTCCGGCGCCTTCACCTCAGTCACGTCGGGACCCGCCCAATGAGTGCAGAGCAGCGCATCGCAGCCAGTTCGAATCTTCCACCGCTCGGCGCGCTCGCCGACAAAGCGAGCCAGATCGTGCAGATGATCGCGCCGCCATCGCTGGCGCAACTGGCGCTGCGAGTCGCGCTTGCCGTGCCGTTCTGGCGATCCGGGATCCTGAAGTGGGATGGCTTCCTCAAGCTGAGCGACACCGCGGTGACGCTGTTCAGCGACGAGTTCATGCTGCATCTGCCCGGCGGCCCGTATCATTTTCCGGCCGCCGGCGTCATGGCCTTCATGTCCGGCTGCGGCGAGGTCACGTTTCCGATGCTGCTGGTGCTCGGTCTGGGCACGCGGTTCGCGGCACTTGGTCTGTTGTTCATGACCGCGATCGTCGAGCTCACCGTGCCCGATGGCTGGCCGCTGCATATCACCTGGGCGGCGATGGCGCTGGCGCTGATCGCGCATGGCGGCGGACGTGTGTCGCTCGATCACCTCATCTGCGCCTGGCGAAGCCGGACCTGATAGCGCGGCGTCTCAAGATGAGAGCTGCGCCTCGAAGCCAATTCCGAGCGGGCATGGCTTTGCTCGTTGCCTTCTCGAGGGCTTGCGGCGGATTTTCACTCCGCCGCGATCGGCATCTCAACCATGTGTTCGTGCAGGATCACGCCAGAGAGCGCATCGAACTCGCCGACCCATGGCTTCCGCTGCAGCACGGATCGCGTATGCGCGTAGCCTGCATCCCAGCGCTGCATGATGCCGGACGGGCTGAAGTCGATGTCCTTGGTATGGGTCTCATGGTCGAGCTGCGGCGCAAGCAGACGCACCACGTGCATCCGCGTCGAACAGCCATAGCTGACGAGCTCCCGGACGGCCGGATCGTTGCGTTCGTTCTCCGGCAGGCGCGCCGCCAGCTCATTGATGACTTGGCGGAGCCGATGAGCCTGCTGCTGGCGCGCGATCTGGCTGACGATCCGGCTGGAGTATTGCACGTCCTTGTGGCGGTTCAGCACCTCGGCCATCGTCGTCGGCTCCGCACCCAGCGGATTCCACAGGTGGACGGCGAAGATCAGAGAATTACGACGCGGCTTGTCATCGAAGACCGCTTCAGTCGGTGTGTTAGAGAGAATGCCGCCGTCCCAGTACAGCTCACCGTCGATGCGAACCGCCGGGAAGGCCGGGGGCAGCGCCCCCGAGGCCATGACGTGTTTGACCGTCAGCTTGCCGTCGCGGCTGTCGAAATAGCGCATCTGGCTGGTTCGCACATGCGCAGCGCCGACGGTGAGTCGAGGTGCGCAGCGGTTGAGCAGATCAAAGTCGACCAGCGCGTTCAGCATCTCTTCCAGCGGCGTCGTCGAGTAGAAGCCGGCATTGTCGGGCCCGAGCGGATAGGAATAGCCGGCATGGGCAAACGGGTTCGGACGAAAGAATCCGGGGATCCCGTTGGTGATCGTCGACCAATAAGTGAGGCGCTCGTTGAATCCAGGGAAGGCTGTGCGCAGGGTCCAGACCGGATTCTGCTCCATCCGCTTCCAGAACTGCCGCAGCCGCGGTAGCCGCTGGTCCGCTGTGTTGCCGGCGATCAGGCTGGCATTGATGGCGCCGATCGAGGTGCCGATGATCCAGTCCGGCTCGATCCCGGCTTCATGCAGCGCCTGATAGACGCCGGCCTGGTAGGACCCAAGCGCGCCGCCGCCCTGCAGCACCAGCACGATCTGTCCCGGTTTGTCATCACTTGCCTTTGCGGTCTCCATGGCCTTCATGTGCAGCTCCCTCGCTTGTTTGTTGGTGGTCCTGGCGCACACTCAGAAACGTCAATGCGCGGTCCAGCCGCCGTCCACCGGCAGCGCGATCCCGGTGATCGAGGCCGCAGCCGCGCTCGACAGGAACACGGCCAGCGCGCCGATTTCCTCGGAGGTCGCGAAGCGCTTGTTCGGCTGCTGCGCCAGCAACACGTCGCGGATCACCTGGTCGCGCGAGATGCCGTGGGCCTTGGCCTGGCCTTCGATCTGCGCCTCGACCAGCGGCGTATAGACATAGCCGGGGCAGATCGCATTGCAGGTGATGCCGGCCTCAGCCGCTTCCAGGGCCGTCACTTTGGTCAGGCCGACCATGCCGTGCTTCGCCGCGACATAGGCGGCCTTGAACGGCGAAGCGACCAGCCCGTGAGCCGAGGCGATGTTGATGATCCGGCCGAAGCCGTTCTGGCGCATTGCGGGCAGTGCGAGACGCGTGGTGTGAAACGCCGACGACAGGTTGATCGCGAGGATCTGGTCCCATTTCTGAGGCGGGAATTGTTCGAGCGGCGCGACATGCTGGATGCCGGCGTTGTTGACGAGGATGTCGAGCCTGCCGGATTGAGCGATGGTGGTGGCGATCATCTCTGCGATGGAGTCCGGGCTCGTCATGTCGGCCGCGGAGTAGGTTGCCCTCACGCCGCATGCGGTCGCGATCTGCTCCCGCGTCGCTTCAATCTCGTTTGCGTCGCCAAAGCCGTTCAGCACGATGTCGGCACCGGCCTCGGCCAGCGCGCGTGCGATGCCGAGCCCGATGCCGCTGGTCGAGCCGGTGACCAGCGCCACCTTGCCGGCAAGGGCATGAGTGGTAACCCGTGACGGCGTTTGAACGGTAACGTTCATGGCGGATCCCTCGTAATTGTCTTGTCCTTGGGAGTGTCTTGGCGAGCGGACGCCTTGGGGTGTCCGATGTCGCTCACAGTTCTGAGGGACTGGCAGGTGAGATGGAAATACTGCATGGCTTCCGAAACGATAGGCCGGCGCTATTGCAGCCCGGATGTCCTTCAGCCCGGTTTTTGCTATTCAGTCACGACACACAGGAGCAGGGAGGCGATCGATGGAAATGCACCAGGTCCGCTATTTCCTCGCCGTCGCACGGTTGCTCAATTTCACCAGGGCGGCAGAGGAGTGCAACGTCACGCAGCCTTCGCTGACGCGTGCGATCAAACAGCTCGAGGCGGAGCTCGGCGGTGACCTGTTACGGCGTGAACGCCCATCGGCCCAGCTGACCGAGCTCGGCCAGCGCATGCATCCGCTGCTGCAACAGTGCTATGACGCCGCACTCGGCGCCCGGTCGCTGGCGTCCTCGTTCAAAAGCGGCGAGGTCGGGGCGCTACGGATCGCGCTCACGCATTCGATCGACCTGGCGTTGCTGATCCCGCACCTCGAACAGATCAAGCGGCAGTTCAACCGGCTGGAGTTTCGTTTCCTGCGCGGCAGCAGCGGCGAGGTCGCGGAGTATCTGAAGAAGGGCGACGCCGAACTCGGCATTGCCGCGGAGATCAATGCGAGCTGGGATCGGCTCGATGTGTGGCCGCTGTTCACCGAGGACTTCGAGCTGGTCGTGCGCAAGGACCATCATCTTGCCGGCCGCGGCACGGTCGAGATCGACGATCTCAGAACCGAACAGTTGTTGAGCAGAACCTATTGCGAGCATCGCGGCCGGATTTCCGCGAGCCTGCGCGAGCGCGGGATCGACATCGACCGCGGTCACGAGATCTGCTCGGAGCGCGACTTGATCGAGCTGGTCCAGGCCGACATCGGGGTCGCCATGATTCCGCACACGTCGCCGGTGCCGGACACGCTGAAGCGCACCGCTATCACAGGGCTCGACGCACGACGCACCGTCAATCTCTATGGCGTTGCCGGCCGCCAGCGCACGGCAGTGGCCTCAGCCGTGATGCGGATGCTTCGCGGCGCCGACTGGCGGAGCATCGCCGGCTAAGGCGAGAGCTCAGGTCGCGCGTCTCAGCGCCTCGATCAGATCCTCCACGTCCATCCGCCTGCGGAAATCCGGATCGACGAAACGCGACGAGACCACGCCGTCGCGGCCGACCACGAACACGGCGGGGATCGGCAGCATCCAGCCATCGTTGCCGTGAAATCTCGCCATGTGCTGATACGACAGCAGCTGCTGGATCTCCTGACCAAGCCAGAAGGCGAGGTTCAGCGACAGCGCATAGCCGTTGTCGAGATCGGTGAGCACTGGAAAGCTCGCGCCGCAATCGGCCTTGAACTGGCCGGTATACTCCTGTGTTTCCGGCATGATCGCCACCAGCTGCGCGCCCATCGCGTCGATCCGCGGCCCGGCCTGGATCACGGCGCGGGCGTTGAGCCGGCAATATGGGCACCAGTGGCCGCGAAAGAACATCACCGCGACGGGACCCCTCGCGAGAAGTGACGAGAGCGCGACGAGACGCCCGCACTCGTCGGGCAGGATGAAAGCCGGCATCTCCTCGCCGGGACGGGGCGCATTGAGCCCCCCGCCGTTGTCTCCCAACCGCTCGACCAGCCGATCGACCGCCGCCGCATAGGCCGGAAAGATCTCCCGGCCGGCGTCCGCATAGGCGCGCAGCTGCTCGTTCAGCGGGCCATCCATCTCGCGGCAGCGCTGGAAGGCGAGCTTCAGCCGTTCGGCATCGTCAGAGGAGAGAGCGGTCATCATCGGCTCCGAGAAGAGCTGCAGAATAGGGCGGCTGCGCCGTTCCTGAAAGGGCGGTCGACGCGCAAGCTGGGGCAAACGACACCTCACCGTCGCCGGTGGCGAAATGGAAATGCCGATCCCCAATCGGTTCCATAGCCGCTGCCAATCGCGCTCGGACCGCGTTGTCGCGCGCGTCCGTCGCAGGTCCTGGCATGGATAGCTCCGCGCTATCGTTTCGAAAGACCTTTGGCATTTCAGAACATCCCAGCTCTTCGACCACAATGCCGTCACTGCCTCTCATGCCACCATCACCTTAGGAGAGTCCCGATGTTCCAGAAGTCCCGCCAATCTCCCGCATTGCTACTCGGCCTCGCCGTCTTCGGTGCGGCCGCGCTGACGCAGCCGTCCTTCGCCGGCGAATGTCCAGCCGACAAGATGAAGCCGAATGCGCGCTCCATGGTCGACTACAAGCCGGTCGGCGTCACCGACGTGACGCTGGGCTCGATCGATCTCGAGAAGCAGCCCGCCAACATCAAGGACCGCGAGCTGCGCTTCCGCAAGCTGACGATCGAGCCCGGCGGGATCGTGCCGTGGCACAGCCATGACGACCGACCGGCACTGATCTTCGTGCAGCAGGGCGAGATCGTGGAATACGCCTCCAATTGCGTCGACCCGATCGTGCACAAGGCCGGCGACATCCGCCCCGAAGTTCATGGCACGTCGCATTGGTGGAAGAATCTCGGCAAGGAGACCGTCATCCTCTATGTCGGCGACGTCCGCCGCGATCCGCACGATCACAACATGTAGTGACCGGACCGCAACGAGCTCCTCTGGTCAAACACCTCGTTGCGCGATGTGACGTCCCTGGCACCGCCCCCTGTTCGGGGGCGTCACATCTTCCCGTTTCCTGGCAGGAGCCGCTCCCATGATGATGGACATGTCCTCCGCACCGATGCGGCCGGCTGCAATCGCGACTGTCGGACATGCTCCGAGCGCGATACGCCGCGCGGTGGTCATCGGTGCGACTGCCTTTCTCACCGTGGTCGATCTCTTTGCGACCCAGGCGATCCTGCCGGCGCTGACCCGCCATTATGGCGTGACGCCCGCGGCGATGGGCTTCGCCGCCAACGCCTGTACGATCGGCATGGCGATCGCGAGTCTCGTCATCGGTATCTTCAGCCCGCGGATCAATCGTCGCTTCGGCATTCTGCTCAGTCTCGTCTCGCTGGCCGTGCCGACCAGCCTGCTGGCGGTGGCTCCCGGTCTGATGACATTCACCGCGCTCCGCGTCATGCAGGGCCTGTGCATGGCATCGGCGTTCGCGCTGACGCTGGCTCATCTGGGTGAGCAATGCAGCACCGCCGATGCCGGCAGCGCCTTTGCGGCCTACATCACCGGCAATGTCGCGAGCAATCTCGTCGGGCGCCTGATCGCGGCGGCGGCGGTCGATGGCCTCGGTCTCGCCTGGAACTTCCTGCTGTTCGCCGCGCTCAACCTGGTTGGCGCGATGCTGGTGTATGCGACGATCCACAGCGTTGCACCGATCGTCGAGGGCATGCATGGCGACGGTCCTTGGAAGGCGCTGGCTGCCCATTGGCGGAATGTCCGCCTGCGCGCGGCCTTCGGCATCGGCTTCTGTATTCTGTTTGCGTTCATCGGCACCTTTACTTTCGTCAATTTCGTACTTGTGCAACCGCCGCTCTCGCTCGGAATGATGTCGCTCGGCATCGTCTATTTCGTGTTCGCACCCTCGGTGGTCACGACGCTGCTGGCGGGACCCGTTGCGAGCCGGATCGGCACCCGCGTCACGCTCTGGGCGGCTCTGGCATTGGCCGCGGCTGGCCTGCCGCTGTTGCTCACGGCGCACCTAGCGTTCGTGCTGGGCGGCATGGTGCTGGTGGCCGTCGGAACCTTCTTCGCGCAGGCCGCGGTCACCGGCTTCGTCGGACGCGCTGCGAGCGAGAATCGCGGCATCGCCAGCGGCAGCTATCTGGCCTGCTATTTCTTCGGTGGGCTCGCTGGCAGCGCGCTGCTCGGCCAGCTCT is from Bradyrhizobium sp. ORS 285 and encodes:
- a CDS encoding DNA-binding domain-containing protein, with protein sequence MQPDEPTNFAASFAAGLLAPGAAVPVEVAGPGGRPAGRRYDVYRNNITVSLVNALAAIYPAVQRITGEEFFREMARSHLRQTPPTSPLLFAYGHGFAEFIAAYPHAAELPWLADVARIERAWLDAYHAADAASLAPAALSTIPPERLAEAVFIPHPSTRLVRSRFAAVTIFAANRTDQPTGRIDASAAEDALVVRPEFDVEVRRLPPGGALFVASLIEGQPLGEAAASALDAEPQFDIATNIAGLIESGAFTSVTSGPAQ
- a CDS encoding DoxX family protein is translated as MSAEQRIAASSNLPPLGALADKASQIVQMIAPPSLAQLALRVALAVPFWRSGILKWDGFLKLSDTAVTLFSDEFMLHLPGGPYHFPAAGVMAFMSGCGEVTFPMLLVLGLGTRFAALGLLFMTAIVELTVPDGWPLHITWAAMALALIAHGGGRVSLDHLICAWRSRT
- a CDS encoding patatin-like phospholipase family protein, whose translation is MKAMETAKASDDKPGQIVLVLQGGGALGSYQAGVYQALHEAGIEPDWIIGTSIGAINASLIAGNTADQRLPRLRQFWKRMEQNPVWTLRTAFPGFNERLTYWSTITNGIPGFFRPNPFAHAGYSYPLGPDNAGFYSTTPLEEMLNALVDFDLLNRCAPRLTVGAAHVRTSQMRYFDSRDGKLTVKHVMASGALPPAFPAVRIDGELYWDGGILSNTPTEAVFDDKPRRNSLIFAVHLWNPLGAEPTTMAEVLNRHKDVQYSSRIVSQIARQQQAHRLRQVINELAARLPENERNDPAVRELVSYGCSTRMHVVRLLAPQLDHETHTKDIDFSPSGIMQRWDAGYAHTRSVLQRKPWVGEFDALSGVILHEHMVEMPIAAE
- a CDS encoding 3-hydroxybutyrate dehydrogenase, which codes for MNVTVQTPSRVTTHALAGKVALVTGSTSGIGLGIARALAEAGADIVLNGFGDANEIEATREQIATACGVRATYSAADMTSPDSIAEMIATTIAQSGRLDILVNNAGIQHVAPLEQFPPQKWDQILAINLSSAFHTTRLALPAMRQNGFGRIINIASAHGLVASPFKAAYVAAKHGMVGLTKVTALEAAEAGITCNAICPGYVYTPLVEAQIEGQAKAHGISRDQVIRDVLLAQQPNKRFATSEEIGALAVFLSSAAAASITGIALPVDGGWTAH
- a CDS encoding LysR family transcriptional regulator; this translates as MEMHQVRYFLAVARLLNFTRAAEECNVTQPSLTRAIKQLEAELGGDLLRRERPSAQLTELGQRMHPLLQQCYDAALGARSLASSFKSGEVGALRIALTHSIDLALLIPHLEQIKRQFNRLEFRFLRGSSGEVAEYLKKGDAELGIAAEINASWDRLDVWPLFTEDFELVVRKDHHLAGRGTVEIDDLRTEQLLSRTYCEHRGRISASLRERGIDIDRGHEICSERDLIELVQADIGVAMIPHTSPVPDTLKRTAITGLDARRTVNLYGVAGRQRTAVASAVMRMLRGADWRSIAG
- a CDS encoding peroxiredoxin-like family protein; its protein translation is MTALSSDDAERLKLAFQRCREMDGPLNEQLRAYADAGREIFPAYAAAVDRLVERLGDNGGGLNAPRPGEEMPAFILPDECGRLVALSSLLARGPVAVMFFRGHWCPYCRLNARAVIQAGPRIDAMGAQLVAIMPETQEYTGQFKADCGASFPVLTDLDNGYALSLNLAFWLGQEIQQLLSYQHMARFHGNDGWMLPIPAVFVVGRDGVVSSRFVDPDFRRRMDVEDLIEALRRAT
- a CDS encoding cupin domain-containing protein; the protein is MFQKSRQSPALLLGLAVFGAAALTQPSFAGECPADKMKPNARSMVDYKPVGVTDVTLGSIDLEKQPANIKDRELRFRKLTIEPGGIVPWHSHDDRPALIFVQQGEIVEYASNCVDPIVHKAGDIRPEVHGTSHWWKNLGKETVILYVGDVRRDPHDHNM
- a CDS encoding MFS transporter, producing MMMDMSSAPMRPAAIATVGHAPSAIRRAVVIGATAFLTVVDLFATQAILPALTRHYGVTPAAMGFAANACTIGMAIASLVIGIFSPRINRRFGILLSLVSLAVPTSLLAVAPGLMTFTALRVMQGLCMASAFALTLAHLGEQCSTADAGSAFAAYITGNVASNLVGRLIAAAAVDGLGLAWNFLLFAALNLVGAMLVYATIHSVAPIVEGMHGDGPWKALAAHWRNVRLRAAFGIGFCILFAFIGTFTFVNFVLVQPPLSLGMMSLGIVYFVFAPSVVTTLLAGPVASRIGTRVTLWAALALAAAGLPLLLTAHLAFVLGGMVLVAVGTFFAQAAVTGFVGRAASENRGIASGSYLACYFFGGLAGSALLGQLFDRHGWTACVVGIALALGVAAALASWLKE